From a single Nostoc sp. MS1 genomic region:
- the kdpB gene encoding potassium-transporting ATPase subunit KdpB has product MNAAPTPKNKTRSRPSDRRQARKKAKIKTKGIYLRAIRDAFVKLNPKLAIKNPVMFLVWVGTLITLSLTIQPNLFGPTQQKNPQLFNGILTAILFFTVWFANFAEAVAEGRGKAQADALRSTKSETLAKLLSPDGTITDVPSTNLKQGDTVYVVAGDIIPADGEVIMGVASVDESAITGESAPVLKESGSDIASSVTGGTRIISDELIVRITADPGKGFIDRMIALVEGAERTKTPNEIALTVLLAVLSLVFLFVVATLPIFAYYADTPVNVSILIALLVALIPTTIGGLLSAIGIAGMDRVAQFNVIATSGRAVEACGDVNTLVLDKTGTITLGNRLAEEFIPINGHSIEELASVAWAASVFDDTPEGKSIVRLAEKFGVRYDLDTNLAQGVEFSAKTRMSGTNLPGGREARKGAVGAIKGFVRSRNGGTTPELDTAFERVSQQGGTPLAVCLDNEIYGVIYLKDIVKSGIRERFDQLRRMGVRTIMLTGDNRITASVIAQEAGVDDFIAEATPEDKISVIQREQAQGKLVAMTGDGTNDAPALAQANVGVAMNTGTQAAKEAANMVDLDSDPTKLIDIVGIGKQLLITRGALTTFSIANDIAKYFAIIPVIFASANLQSLNIMNLTSTNSAVLSALIYNALIIPALIPLALKGVQFRPLTANQLLQRNILIYGLGGVIVPFIAIKLIDVLITLVGLA; this is encoded by the coding sequence ATGAACGCTGCACCTACCCCAAAAAATAAAACCCGTTCTCGCCCAAGCGATCGCCGTCAGGCACGCAAGAAAGCTAAAATCAAAACCAAAGGTATTTACCTCCGGGCAATTAGGGATGCTTTTGTTAAACTCAATCCCAAATTAGCCATTAAAAATCCTGTGATGTTTTTGGTGTGGGTGGGAACGCTCATCACTTTATCACTCACAATTCAACCTAATTTATTCGGCCCGACTCAGCAGAAAAATCCCCAGCTTTTCAATGGCATCTTAACAGCGATTTTGTTCTTTACTGTTTGGTTCGCCAACTTTGCCGAAGCCGTAGCCGAGGGTAGAGGGAAAGCCCAAGCTGATGCTTTGCGCTCAACCAAATCGGAAACCCTCGCCAAATTACTTTCACCCGATGGCACAATTACAGATGTCCCTTCCACCAACCTCAAACAAGGCGACACTGTATATGTAGTAGCTGGTGACATCATTCCCGCCGATGGGGAAGTAATTATGGGTGTCGCCTCAGTTGATGAATCGGCAATTACCGGAGAATCAGCCCCAGTCCTCAAGGAATCAGGCTCAGATATTGCCAGTTCCGTTACTGGTGGTACGCGGATTATTTCTGATGAACTCATTGTCAGAATAACGGCTGACCCAGGTAAAGGTTTTATTGACCGGATGATTGCTTTAGTAGAAGGTGCGGAACGGACAAAAACGCCAAATGAAATTGCTTTGACGGTATTGCTGGCTGTGTTGAGCTTGGTATTTTTATTTGTTGTCGCCACCTTACCTATATTTGCCTACTACGCCGATACTCCAGTCAATGTCTCAATTTTGATTGCCCTGTTAGTTGCATTGATCCCCACTACCATTGGCGGTTTACTCAGTGCGATCGGTATTGCGGGTATGGATAGAGTCGCCCAATTCAACGTTATTGCTACTTCAGGACGGGCTGTGGAAGCTTGCGGTGATGTGAACACTCTAGTATTAGATAAAACTGGCACTATCACCTTGGGTAATCGCTTGGCAGAGGAGTTTATCCCTATCAACGGTCATTCCATCGAAGAATTAGCCAGCGTTGCTTGGGCTGCTAGTGTCTTTGATGATACACCTGAAGGTAAATCTATTGTTCGTCTAGCTGAGAAATTTGGTGTAAGGTATGACCTCGACACCAACCTAGCCCAAGGCGTAGAGTTTTCCGCCAAAACACGCATGAGTGGTACTAACCTACCGGGTGGAAGGGAAGCGCGGAAGGGAGCAGTCGGAGCGATTAAGGGATTTGTGCGATCGCGCAATGGAGGAACTACCCCAGAGTTAGATACAGCCTTTGAGCGAGTTTCCCAACAGGGAGGTACACCTCTAGCAGTCTGTTTAGATAACGAAATCTACGGTGTTATCTACCTCAAAGACATTGTGAAATCTGGCATTCGAGAGCGTTTTGACCAATTGCGGCGCATGGGTGTACGTACAATCATGCTCACTGGTGACAACCGCATCACCGCTTCTGTCATTGCCCAAGAAGCTGGAGTTGATGATTTCATTGCCGAAGCCACCCCGGAAGATAAAATTAGCGTCATCCAACGAGAACAAGCCCAAGGCAAACTCGTAGCCATGACAGGAGACGGAACCAACGATGCCCCAGCCTTAGCCCAGGCTAATGTCGGTGTAGCCATGAATACAGGAACCCAAGCCGCCAAAGAAGCCGCCAACATGGTTGATTTGGACTCAGATCCCACAAAATTGATTGATATTGTCGGTATTGGTAAACAATTACTGATTACGCGGGGCGCATTAACCACATTTTCCATTGCTAACGATATTGCTAAATACTTTGCAATTATTCCCGTCATCTTTGCATCGGCTAATCTGCAAAGCCTCAATATTATGAACTTAACCAGTACCAATTCTGCCGTACTATCTGCGTTAATCTACAATGCCCTAATTATTCCCGCTCTCATACCCTTAGCTTTGAAAGGTGTACAGTTTCGACCTCTTACTGCTAATCAATTACTACAACGCAACATTTTAATCTATGGCTTAGGTGGAGTTATCGTCCCATTTATCGCCATTAAATTGATCGATGTGTTAATTACCCTCGTTGGGTTGGCGTGA
- a CDS encoding SMI1/KNR4 family protein produces MSLLTEALEQILKWEQKHFPSQVTLLQPGLSDEEIDQITQDWSVQLPTEVRELYKWRNGSIPDDIGLYDYIFDGFTFPTLQDISITYQPGTEDDRWRFSNHFHSNFLKLFFSPEESDQGYIIVSKKGEINWLDFGYWSDGFWIREMYYTSLTNMMLTIAEYRQENNSKSMI; encoded by the coding sequence ATGTCATTATTAACTGAAGCCTTAGAGCAAATACTTAAATGGGAGCAAAAACATTTTCCATCACAAGTAACATTATTACAGCCCGGTCTTTCAGATGAGGAAATAGACCAAATTACTCAAGATTGGTCAGTTCAGTTACCAACAGAAGTTCGTGAACTATATAAATGGAGAAATGGCTCTATACCTGATGATATCGGTCTCTATGACTATATTTTTGATGGGTTTACATTTCCTACTTTACAGGATATATCAATAACATATCAACCTGGTACAGAAGATGATAGATGGAGATTTAGTAACCATTTCCACTCCAACTTTCTAAAGCTATTTTTTAGTCCTGAAGAAAGTGACCAAGGTTATATTATAGTCAGTAAAAAAGGAGAAATAAACTGGCTAGATTTCGGTTACTGGTCAGATGGTTTCTGGATTCGTGAAATGTACTATACCAGCCTTACAAATATGATGCTAACCATAGCAGAATATAGGCAAGAAAATAATAGTAAGAGCATGATATGA
- a CDS encoding FAD-dependent oxidoreductase has translation MCAEQYNHQSVLIVGGGPAGFATALMLAKRGWTDITVLEQRSTADYYEPDKSFNYLIDGRGQKFTDYLGMTSKLSAIGVSTQNFYLTRIAPDGSKKLSKLPIVDPKRKTSYWITRKAFVRMLYQEIEHNWQNYIKVLFNAKCVEINKIPVNHNEDKLDVIAEVGKDNFIKFAPSLLVGCDGLRSVVRNTLAEWDTSGLNKFQMQLFPSDSAGLRYKVLSLPPKLPLDNKGEEDTVSEMAYVVMGVLRHPQRSLRLGLLPVKDPEEPRTANVINKPDHEVWNLKDGEAIYSFFEKSFPQLPLDKILSPEEADRFAKSEGGYFPKPQYCSGLQFLLRHKPESKDASAIGVVLLGDTIHCFPPDIGQGVNSALEDVLVLDEALSQTNDDISQALPLYESLRVADSKALIRLVQIAFPWQYGQDPFRSKLWSIKLFLKLALSRLLPFLLSPPAYFLVRNYQLSYQEILFRVERTNKILYVLGLIILCGLLVVGDLWRL, from the coding sequence ATGTGTGCAGAACAATATAATCATCAAAGTGTGTTAATTGTCGGTGGAGGCCCGGCTGGTTTTGCTACTGCATTAATGTTGGCTAAACGCGGTTGGACTGATATCACAGTTCTAGAACAAAGAAGCACAGCAGATTACTATGAACCAGACAAGTCCTTTAATTATCTAATTGATGGTCGGGGTCAAAAGTTCACAGATTATCTAGGAATGACTTCTAAACTGTCAGCAATAGGCGTTTCCACCCAAAATTTTTACTTAACAAGAATAGCCCCAGATGGTAGCAAGAAATTATCAAAGTTGCCTATTGTAGACCCTAAGCGAAAAACTTCTTATTGGATTACAAGAAAGGCTTTTGTCAGAATGTTGTATCAGGAAATTGAACATAATTGGCAAAATTATATCAAAGTATTGTTCAATGCTAAATGTGTCGAAATTAACAAGATACCTGTCAATCACAATGAAGACAAACTAGATGTTATTGCTGAGGTCGGTAAGGATAATTTTATTAAATTTGCACCTAGTCTTCTAGTTGGTTGTGATGGTCTTCGTTCTGTAGTTCGCAATACCTTGGCAGAGTGGGATACCTCCGGGTTGAATAAATTTCAGATGCAGCTTTTCCCCTCTGATAGTGCTGGTTTGAGGTATAAAGTTTTAAGCTTACCACCGAAGCTACCTTTGGACAACAAGGGTGAAGAAGATACCGTAAGTGAAATGGCTTATGTTGTTATGGGCGTATTGCGTCATCCTCAGCGTTCTTTACGTCTTGGTTTATTACCTGTAAAAGACCCAGAGGAACCACGGACAGCAAATGTTATAAATAAACCAGACCATGAGGTTTGGAATTTAAAAGATGGCGAGGCAATTTACAGCTTTTTTGAGAAATCTTTTCCTCAATTACCCTTAGACAAAATATTATCCCCAGAAGAAGCAGACCGTTTTGCTAAAAGTGAAGGCGGTTATTTCCCGAAACCTCAATACTGTTCTGGACTCCAATTTTTACTGAGACACAAGCCAGAAAGTAAAGATGCTTCAGCTATTGGGGTAGTGCTGTTAGGTGATACTATTCATTGCTTCCCGCCAGATATCGGACAGGGAGTAAACTCAGCGTTAGAAGATGTTCTTGTTCTGGATGAAGCGCTTTCTCAGACGAATGATGACATCTCCCAAGCACTACCTTTATATGAGTCCTTGCGAGTTGCTGATAGCAAAGCTTTAATTAGGCTTGTCCAAATTGCTTTTCCCTGGCAATACGGTCAAGACCCCTTCCGCTCTAAGCTATGGAGTATCAAGTTGTTTCTCAAGCTTGCACTCAGTCGCCTCTTACCCTTCCTACTCAGTCCACCAGCATATTTCCTCGTCCGAAATTACCAGCTTTCTTACCAAGAAATTCTGTTTAGAGTCGAGCGTACCAACAAAATTCTCTACGTACTTGGGCTAATAATATTGTGTGGATTGTTAGTTGTGGGCGATCTCTGGCGATTATAA
- the priA gene encoding primosomal protein N' translates to MYINDNNSLGLLVSENQNLYRAASNANQYVEVLVDCPGNSGLFTYRIPNQLEIKPGDILSVPFGPQQLGAIAIRLSTQPNVDIAPEKIREVEDVVTSGFFASAYWELLNRVAAYYYTPLIQVIRVALPPGLLGRSQRRVRLIKRQNEQSSISFLSPPAQQILKLLQAQSAGDYSFAYLQQKVKSTYRGVRELLRIGLVESYIEPPRTTRPKLQKAVILINTIDSDLTTRQREILDVLRRSGGELWHSELLQICSTSSSTLKAMEQKGYIAIEEREILRKEQAQVLDLDTPKSLNIAQSNALATIQKLDGFAQVLLHGVTGSGKTEVYLQAIAPLLAQGKSALVLVPEIGLTPQLTDRFRARFGNNKINVYHSALSDGERYDTWRQMLTGDPQIVIGTRSAIFAPLPNLGLIILDEEHDSSFKQDSPIPTYNARTVAQWRAELENCPLILGSATPSLETWVSVSQNSKFKIQNSKLTTSSSPSSPPTPPTSSSPPLPTPHSRLVSVAEPPLPTHYSPLPERINSRPLPPVEIVDMRQELQEGNRSIFSRSLQDALEQLQQTGQQGILFIHRRGHSTFVSCRSCGYVVECPHCDVSLAYHQTEEGAPQLLRCHYCNYVAVHPKHCPECSSPYLKFFGSGTQRVAQELSRQFPELKYIRFDSDTTRNKGAHRTLLTRFANGEANLLVGTQMLTKGLDLPQVTLVGVVAADGLLNLSDYRASERAFQTLTQVAGRAGRGDDPGRVIMQTYTPEHPVIEAVRYHDYQSFVQAELEQRQVLNYPPYGRLILLRLSSLDPIQVQNTASAIATVLSDNPGFEILGPAPASVMRVANRYRWQILLKFAPDALPYLPDWDEVRLLCADNVTLTIDVDPLNIM, encoded by the coding sequence ATGTATATTAATGACAACAATTCACTAGGTTTATTAGTTAGCGAAAATCAGAACTTATACCGAGCGGCAAGCAATGCAAATCAGTATGTTGAAGTATTAGTTGACTGTCCTGGTAATTCAGGATTATTCACATACCGGATACCAAATCAGTTAGAAATCAAACCAGGAGATATATTAAGTGTACCTTTTGGCCCTCAGCAATTAGGCGCGATCGCAATTCGATTATCCACACAACCCAATGTTGACATAGCGCCAGAAAAAATCCGTGAAGTAGAGGATGTAGTAACTTCTGGGTTTTTTGCTAGTGCTTATTGGGAATTATTAAATCGCGTAGCAGCGTATTACTATACGCCATTGATTCAGGTAATAAGGGTAGCCTTACCACCGGGATTATTAGGGCGATCCCAACGCAGAGTCCGCTTGATAAAAAGACAAAATGAGCAATCTTCAATTTCGTTTTTAAGTCCTCCAGCACAGCAAATTCTCAAGCTATTACAAGCCCAAAGCGCAGGAGATTATAGCTTCGCTTATTTACAGCAAAAAGTTAAATCAACTTATAGGGGAGTGCGGGAATTATTACGTATTGGTTTAGTAGAAAGTTACATAGAACCACCCCGAACAACTCGACCAAAACTGCAAAAAGCAGTGATCTTAATTAACACAATTGATAGTGATTTAACCACCAGGCAAAGAGAAATTTTAGATGTATTGCGTAGAAGTGGTGGTGAGTTATGGCACAGTGAATTGTTACAAATTTGTAGTACCAGTTCCTCTACCCTAAAGGCGATGGAACAAAAAGGCTACATTGCTATTGAAGAACGGGAAATATTACGAAAAGAACAAGCACAAGTATTAGATTTAGATACACCAAAATCATTAAATATTGCCCAAAGTAATGCCTTAGCAACTATACAAAAGCTAGACGGATTTGCTCAAGTATTGTTACATGGAGTGACAGGTTCCGGCAAAACAGAAGTATATTTACAAGCGATCGCTCCACTACTAGCACAAGGAAAATCAGCCCTAGTTTTAGTCCCAGAAATTGGTCTTACGCCTCAACTCACCGACCGTTTCCGCGCCCGTTTTGGTAACAATAAAATCAACGTCTATCACAGCGCCCTCTCCGACGGCGAACGCTACGACACCTGGAGACAAATGCTGACAGGCGATCCCCAAATTGTCATCGGCACACGCAGCGCCATTTTTGCCCCCCTACCCAACCTCGGCTTAATCATCCTCGACGAAGAACACGACAGCAGTTTCAAACAAGACTCCCCCATCCCCACCTACAACGCCCGCACCGTCGCCCAATGGCGTGCAGAACTAGAAAACTGTCCCTTAATTTTAGGTTCCGCCACACCATCGTTAGAAACGTGGGTGAGTGTGAGTCAAAATTCAAAATTCAAAATTCAAAATTCAAAATTAACAACTTCCTCATCCCCCTCATCCCCCCCTACTCCCCCCACTTCCTCATCTCCCCCACTCCCCACTCCCCACTCCCGGTTGGTGAGCGTAGCCGAACCACCACTCCCCACCCACTACTCCCCCCTCCCCGAACGCATCAACTCCCGCCCTCTACCGCCAGTGGAAATTGTAGATATGCGGCAAGAGTTGCAGGAGGGAAATCGGTCTATATTTAGTCGGTCGTTACAAGACGCTTTAGAACAACTGCAACAGACAGGACAACAGGGAATTTTATTTATCCATCGTCGCGGACATAGTACCTTTGTCTCTTGCCGTAGTTGTGGCTATGTCGTGGAGTGTCCCCACTGTGATGTGTCCCTAGCGTATCACCAGACAGAAGAAGGCGCACCGCAATTATTACGCTGTCATTACTGTAATTATGTAGCTGTACATCCTAAACACTGCCCGGAATGTAGTTCCCCTTACCTGAAATTCTTCGGTAGCGGAACTCAACGTGTTGCCCAAGAGTTAAGCCGACAGTTTCCAGAATTGAAATACATCCGTTTTGACAGTGATACCACTCGTAACAAAGGCGCACACCGTACCCTACTAACTCGGTTTGCCAATGGGGAAGCGAATTTATTAGTGGGTACACAAATGCTGACTAAAGGCTTGGACTTACCACAGGTGACACTGGTAGGTGTAGTGGCTGCCGATGGACTGTTAAACTTATCAGATTATCGCGCCAGTGAAAGGGCGTTTCAAACCTTAACTCAAGTAGCAGGTAGGGCTGGTAGAGGTGATGATCCCGGCAGGGTAATTATGCAAACCTATACCCCAGAACATCCGGTAATTGAGGCAGTCAGGTATCATGACTATCAATCTTTTGTGCAGGCTGAATTAGAACAACGGCAAGTTCTGAATTACCCACCTTATGGCAGGTTAATTTTATTGCGATTGAGTAGCCTTGATCCTATTCAAGTACAAAATACAGCTAGTGCGATCGCCACAGTCTTAAGCGACAACCCAGGCTTTGAAATTTTAGGCCCAGCACCAGCCAGTGTCATGAGGGTAGCAAACCGTTATCGCTGGCAGATATTGTTAAAATTTGCCCCTGACGCTTTGCCATATTTACCTGACTGGGACGAAGTACGCTTACTGTGTGCTGATAATGTCACTTTAACAATAGATGTAGACCCGTTAAATATTATGTGA
- a CDS encoding potassium-transporting ATPase subunit F, with product MRKQHLLLAIAITLGVYLLFHPAAYAVTGITVNQTSAWAFRVLALVLTALVIYLFTVVFQPERF from the coding sequence ATGCGTAAACAACATTTATTATTAGCGATCGCAATTACTCTCGGTGTGTATCTGCTCTTTCATCCAGCAGCTTATGCGGTTACGGGGATTACTGTAAATCAAACCTCTGCTTGGGCTTTTCGCGTATTAGCATTAGTGCTAACTGCACTTGTCATTTACTTATTTACCGTCGTTTTTCAGCCAGAACGCTTTTAA
- the kdpA gene encoding potassium-transporting ATPase subunit KdpA: MGQGLLQIGLMLCIVIAITPVLGRYIARVFLGERTILDPLMNPIERSIYVISGVRPKDDMNGWQYIRAILYTNLFMGILVYSLIHYQRLLPWNPNGLGVPRWDILLHTVISFVTNTDQQHYAGETTLSYFSQVAALGFLMFTSAATGLAVGIAFIRGLTGKKLGNFYIDLTRGITRILLPISVIGAIVLVLLGVPQTLGPTLTITTLEGGTQYIARGPVASFEMIKMLGENGGGFFAANSAHPFENPNGATNLIESIAMIAIPAAMIYTYGVFAKNIKQAWLLFWMVFIVFVILVWVAATGELQGNPLVNGSLGIEKPNLEGKELRFGWAETALWAVMTSATMCGAVNGMHDALMPQGLFATLFNLFLQIIWGGQGTGTAYLFIYLILTVFLTGLMVGRTPEIFGRKIEKREIVLASLILLIHPIVVLIPSAIALAYPFSLAGITNPGYHGISQVVYEYASASANNGSGLEGLGDNTLWWNLSTSVSIFIGRYVPIVAMLLLADSMSRKQTVPQTPGTLKTDSLLFTTVTAGIVLILGVLTFFPVLALGPIAEAFKLASGS, from the coding sequence ATGGGACAAGGTTTGTTACAAATCGGCTTAATGCTATGTATTGTCATAGCAATTACCCCCGTTTTGGGTAGATACATAGCGCGTGTGTTCTTGGGAGAAAGAACGATACTCGATCCTTTAATGAACCCAATAGAGCGCAGTATCTATGTAATATCGGGTGTTCGTCCTAAAGATGACATGAATGGTTGGCAGTATATCCGCGCAATACTGTACACTAACCTATTCATGGGTATTTTAGTATATTCACTGATACATTATCAAAGGTTATTACCGTGGAATCCTAACGGTTTAGGTGTACCTCGCTGGGATATTCTACTGCATACAGTAATTTCCTTTGTCACCAATACTGACCAGCAACACTACGCTGGTGAGACAACCCTCAGTTACTTCTCCCAAGTAGCAGCTTTGGGATTTTTGATGTTTACCTCAGCCGCTACTGGTTTAGCAGTCGGTATTGCTTTTATTCGTGGTTTAACAGGTAAAAAGCTAGGAAATTTCTATATTGATCTCACCCGTGGGATCACCAGAATATTATTGCCCATCTCGGTAATTGGTGCGATCGTCTTAGTTTTGTTAGGCGTACCCCAAACATTAGGCCCAACATTAACTATAACTACCCTAGAAGGTGGAACACAATATATTGCCAGAGGCCCGGTAGCATCCTTCGAGATGATCAAAATGTTGGGTGAAAACGGCGGTGGTTTTTTTGCAGCTAACTCCGCTCATCCTTTTGAAAATCCCAACGGTGCGACTAACTTGATAGAAAGCATTGCCATGATTGCGATCCCCGCAGCCATGATTTATACATACGGAGTATTTGCCAAAAATATCAAACAGGCTTGGCTGTTGTTTTGGATGGTCTTTATCGTATTTGTAATTCTGGTGTGGGTAGCCGCAACTGGCGAACTACAAGGAAATCCTCTAGTTAACGGCTCTTTAGGAATAGAGAAACCGAATCTAGAAGGCAAAGAATTGCGCTTTGGTTGGGCAGAAACAGCATTATGGGCAGTGATGACAAGCGCCACCATGTGCGGCGCAGTCAACGGTATGCACGATGCTTTAATGCCTCAAGGACTATTTGCGACTTTATTTAACTTATTCTTACAAATAATTTGGGGTGGACAGGGAACTGGCACAGCTTACCTATTTATTTACCTGATTCTCACCGTATTTTTGACAGGATTAATGGTAGGACGTACCCCAGAAATCTTTGGACGCAAAATTGAGAAACGTGAAATCGTTCTCGCCAGCTTAATATTACTAATTCACCCCATAGTAGTTTTAATTCCCAGTGCGATCGCCCTAGCCTATCCTTTTTCTCTTGCGGGTATTACTAACCCTGGCTACCACGGCATTTCCCAGGTAGTTTATGAGTACGCCTCAGCCAGTGCTAACAATGGTTCCGGCTTAGAAGGACTGGGAGACAATACCCTCTGGTGGAATCTCAGCACCAGCGTTAGCATTTTCATCGGACGCTACGTTCCAATTGTGGCAATGCTACTCTTGGCTGACAGTATGTCCCGTAAGCAAACTGTACCCCAAACCCCAGGAACCTTAAAGACAGATTCCCTACTATTTACCACCGTCACCGCCGGCATAGTTTTGATATTAGGAGTCTTAACCTTCTTCCCCGTCCTTGCTTTAGGTCCCATCGCCGAAGCATTTAAACTAGCCTCTGGTAGTTAG
- a CDS encoding universal stress protein gives MTNYQLKRGKHKIFIGMAPGVGKTYRMLEEAHALKQEGIDVVIGLLETHGRKETADKAEGLEVVPRQEIVRGGLTLTEMDTEAIIKRSPQLVLVDELAHTNVPGSPREKRYEDVEVILAAGIDVYSTMNVQHLESLNDVVARITGVVVRERVADRILDDADEIIVIDVTPETLQERLLEGKIYAPQKIQQSLDNFFQRRNLIALRELALREVADNVEEEAIATIPNGQFCNIHERVLVCVSTYPNSVQLLRRGARISNYMNAPLYVLFVANPERFLTKEESLHIDTCEKLCKEFDGTFIRETNNNVAQAIAQVAEKYRITQIVIGESQRSRWQMFLKGSLTQTLVRLLKNIDIHIIASEKVSASKR, from the coding sequence ATGACAAATTACCAATTAAAACGGGGTAAGCACAAAATATTTATTGGTATGGCTCCGGGTGTAGGGAAAACTTACCGGATGCTAGAAGAAGCGCACGCACTTAAACAAGAAGGGATTGATGTCGTTATTGGGCTTTTAGAAACCCACGGACGCAAGGAGACAGCCGATAAAGCTGAAGGTTTAGAAGTTGTACCTCGTCAGGAAATTGTCAGAGGCGGACTAACATTAACTGAAATGGATACTGAGGCTATTATCAAGCGATCGCCCCAGTTAGTGTTAGTCGATGAACTCGCTCATACTAATGTTCCTGGTTCGCCACGGGAAAAACGCTACGAAGATGTGGAAGTCATCTTAGCCGCAGGGATTGATGTCTATTCCACAATGAATGTGCAGCATTTGGAAAGCCTCAATGACGTAGTAGCGAGAATTACTGGTGTTGTAGTTAGGGAGCGTGTAGCCGATAGGATTCTTGATGATGCAGACGAGATAATAGTAATAGATGTTACACCAGAAACATTACAAGAACGGTTATTAGAAGGGAAGATTTACGCACCACAGAAAATTCAACAATCTCTGGATAACTTTTTCCAACGCCGTAATTTAATTGCGTTGCGGGAATTAGCCTTACGTGAAGTAGCAGACAACGTAGAAGAAGAAGCGATCGCCACTATCCCCAACGGACAATTTTGTAACATTCATGAACGAGTTTTAGTCTGTGTATCTACTTACCCCAATTCAGTACAACTTTTACGCAGGGGTGCAAGAATATCTAACTACATGAATGCACCCTTATATGTATTATTCGTTGCTAATCCTGAACGCTTCCTAACTAAAGAAGAAAGCTTACACATAGATACTTGTGAGAAATTGTGTAAAGAATTTGACGGCACTTTCATTAGAGAGACTAATAATAATGTAGCTCAGGCGATCGCTCAAGTTGCAGAAAAATATCGTATTACACAAATAGTCATTGGCGAAAGTCAGCGTTCTCGTTGGCAAATGTTCCTTAAAGGTTCTTTAACGCAAACATTAGTCCGCTTACTAAAAAATATCGATATACACATCATAGCCAGCGAAAAAGTTTCTGCATCCAAACGCTGA
- a CDS encoding type II toxin-antitoxin system RelE/ParE family toxin — protein sequence MKYRVEISSVAESEADKIFLQLSQVTSPEKASQWYVGLLQIIQSLSQMPKRCSLARENDYFSQEIRQILYGRGRNSYRIIFTIVDGQEISTVRLLHIRHASQQTLGEVPDDSDAT from the coding sequence ATGAAATATCGTGTAGAAATTTCCAGCGTAGCAGAATCAGAAGCAGACAAAATATTTTTACAGTTGTCTCAAGTTACTTCTCCTGAGAAAGCAAGCCAATGGTATGTAGGGCTACTGCAAATCATCCAGTCTCTATCACAAATGCCAAAGCGATGTTCTCTAGCTAGAGAAAATGATTACTTTAGCCAAGAAATCCGCCAAATACTTTACGGTCGAGGACGCAATTCATACAGGATAATTTTCACAATTGTAGATGGGCAAGAAATATCTACAGTTCGTCTACTTCATATCCGTCATGCCTCACAGCAAACTCTTGGTGAAGTACCAGATGACTCAGACGCGACCTAA
- the kdpC gene encoding K(+)-transporting ATPase subunit C, with the protein MSLIRELLKAIRITLIFWLITAIIYPLAILVVGQGLFPSQANGSIIYPIEGAEPIGSALIGQVFASEKYFHSRPSVTRYSQGRRARPTGISGGSNLAPSNPALLNRILEEANQLRDENIQPVEDLIYSSGSGLDPHISIQAARQQIERVARARGIQPDEILPLLNKYTNGRFLWIFGEPGVNVLRLNAALDLQDLNNQQNR; encoded by the coding sequence ATGTCACTCATTAGAGAACTTTTAAAAGCAATTCGCATTACTCTCATATTTTGGTTAATTACAGCCATCATTTATCCTCTGGCTATTTTAGTAGTTGGTCAAGGATTATTTCCCTCTCAAGCTAACGGTAGCATCATTTACCCTATAGAAGGAGCGGAACCAATTGGTTCTGCTTTAATTGGTCAAGTATTCGCTTCCGAAAAGTATTTTCATAGTCGTCCCAGTGTGACAAGATATAGTCAAGGAAGGAGAGCTAGACCAACTGGTATATCTGGTGGTAGTAATTTAGCTCCTAGCAACCCGGCTCTATTAAACCGTATTCTTGAAGAAGCAAATCAACTCCGCGATGAGAATATTCAACCCGTTGAAGATTTAATATATAGTTCTGGTTCAGGCTTAGATCCCCATATTTCTATTCAAGCAGCAAGACAACAAATAGAAAGAGTAGCCCGCGCCCGTGGTATCCAACCAGATGAAATTCTACCTTTACTTAATAAGTACACTAATGGCAGGTTTTTATGGATTTTTGGAGAACCAGGAGTCAATGTTTTACGCTTAAACGCTGCTCTTGATTTGCAAGATTTGAATAATCAGCAAAATCGATAA